In Populus trichocarpa isolate Nisqually-1 chromosome 16, P.trichocarpa_v4.1, whole genome shotgun sequence, a genomic segment contains:
- the LOC7488055 gene encoding glycerol-3-phosphate acyltransferase RAM2 codes for MDSFPTVDKCASIGREKHTVVADMDGTLLRGRSSFPYFALLAFEAGGIFRLIFLLLASPLAGLLYYFVSESAGIKVLIFATCAGMKVSDIESVARAVLPKFYSSDLHSESWRVFSSCGKRCVLTANPRIMVEAFLKDFLGADLVLGTEMSTYKGRATGFVLSPGVLVGKNKADALKKAFGEAQPEIGLGDRHTDAPFMALCKDGYIVPPKPDVKAVTTDKLPKPIIFHDGRLVQKPTPLSALLTILWIPIGFILACLRIAAGSLLPMPMVYYAFWALGVRVIIKGTPPPPAKKSIGQSGVLFICSHRTLLDPIFLSTALGRPIPAVTYSVSRLSEIISPIKTVRLSRDRATDASMIKKLLEEGDLAICPEGTTCREPFLLRFSALFAELTDQLVPVAVVNRMSMFHGTTARGWKGMDPFYFFMNPSPAYEVTFLNRLPQELTCTGGKSSHEVANYIQRVIAATLSYECTSFTRRDKYRALAGNDGTVVEKTKLQANKVMGC; via the exons ATGGATAGCTTTCCAACTGTTGACAAATGTGCATCCATAGGTAGAGAAAAGCACACTGTGGTAGCTGACATGGATGGAACCCTGCTTAGAGGTCGTAGCTCATTCCCTTACTTTGctctacttgcctttgaagctggTGGGATTTTTAGGCTGATTTTCTTGCTATTGGCCTCACCGCTAGCAGGACTTCTATACTACTTTGTGTCCGAGTCTGCTGGTATTAAGGTTCTTATATTTGCTACATGTGCCGGAATGAAGGTTTCCGATATTGAGTCTGTGGCTCGTGCTGTACTGCCTAAGTTTTACTCTAGCGATCTTCATTCTGAGTCGTGGCGTGTGTTTTCTTCTTGTGGAAAACGATGTGTTCTTACTGCAAATCCAAGAATTATGGTGGAAGCATTTTTGAAAGATTTCTTGGGAGCTGATTTGGTTTTGGGGACAGAGATGTCTACTTATAAAGGCAGAGCAACAGGGTTTGTTCTTAGCCCAGGAGTACTTGTGGGGAAGAACAAGGCAGATGCCCTCAAAAAGGCTTTTGGAGAGGCACAGCCAGAGATTGGACTTGGAGATCGTCATACAGATGCACCCTTCATGGCTTTATGCAAG GATGGCTACATAGTGCCACCCAAGCCAGACGTTAAAGCAGTGACAACGGACAAGCTCCCAAAACCAATCATCTTCCATGATGGCCGGCTAGTCCAAAAACCAACACCATTATCAGCACTACTCACAATTCTCTGGATCCCAATAGGCTTCATTTTAGCCTGCTTGAGAATTGCAGCCGGGTCACTCCTGCCTATGCCAATGGTCTACTATGCTTTCTGGGCACTTGGTGTCCGTGTCATCATAAAGGGAACCCCACCTCCCCCGGCCAAGAAATCAATCGGTCAATCTGGTGTCCTCTTTATTTGCTCTCACCGAACCTTGCTTGATCCAATATTTCTCTCCACTGCCCTCGGCCGTCCTATCCCAGCAGTCACGTACTCAGTTTCTCGTCTCTCTGAAATTATCTCACCCATCAAAACTGTTAGACTCAGCCGTGACCGTGCTACAGACGCATCCATGATCAAGAAGTTGTTAGAAGAAGGTGACCTAGCTATATGCCCTGAGGGAACTACTTGCCGCGAACCCTTTCTTTTAAGGTTCTCAGCTTTGTTTGCTGAATTAACAGACCAACTTGTTCCAGTGGCTGTGGTGAATCGCATGAGTATGTTTCATGGGACAACAGCAAGAGGGTGGAAAGGGATGGATCCGTTTTACTTCTTCATGAACCCTAGCCCAGCATATGAAGTAACTTTCTTGAACAGGTTACCACAGGAGCTAACCTGCACTGGTGGGAAATCTAGTCATGAGGTGGCAAACTACATACAAAGAGTGATTGCTGCCACCCTGTCCTATGAATGCACTTCCTTTACTAGGAGAGATAAGTACAGGGCACTTGCTGGGAACGATGGTACTGTGGTTGAAAAAACGAAGCTCCAAGCCAACAAAGTAATGGGGTGTTGA
- the LOC7488056 gene encoding universal stress protein A-like protein — protein MIMETGANIDLERVLMQEQLVQQPLKEVQIRKRMRIMVAIDESDGSFYALKWALDHLVDGITPTNVPSQEESSLITLVHVQQPFQHYVIPAGPGGAAAFYATPSIVESVREAQAENDAALLSRALQMCKDKMIKAESLILEGEPKDKICQATEQMQVDLLVLGSRGLGKIKRAFLGSVSDYCAHHAKCPVLIVKPPKEITKETSSKSKEWNADK, from the exons ATGATAATGGAGACAGGTGCGAATATAGATTTAGAAAGAGTACTAATGCAAGAGCAGCTAGTGCAACAGCCGTTGAAGGAAGTGCAAATCAGAAAGAGAATGAGGATTATGGTGGCTATTGATGAGAGTGATGGGAGCTTCTATGCTCTCAAATGGGCTCTTGATCATCTTGTCGATGGCATCACGCCAACAAATGTACCGAGCCAGGAAGAATCTAGCCTGATCACACTGGTTCATGTTCAACAGCCCTTCCAGCACTACGTAATCCCTGCTGGTCCAGGTGGAGCAG CAGCTTTTTATGCTACACCTTCGATCGTAGAATCTGTGAGGGAAGCACAGGCAGAAAATGATGCGGCCTTACTGTCCCGTGCTCTACAGATGTGCAAAGATAAGATG ATCAAAGCAGAAAGTCTTATTCTTGAAGGGGAGCCGAAAGACAAAATCTGTCAAGCTACAGAACAAATGCAGGTTGATCTCCTTGTTCTAGGTAGCCGTGGTCTGGGCAAGATTAAAAG AGCATTCCTAGGAAGTGTAAGTGACTACTGCGCCCACCATGCAAAATGCCCCGTTCTTATTGTCAAGCCGCCAAAGGAGATCACTAAGGAGACCAGTAGTAAGAGCAAAGAATGGAACGCTGATAAATGA